A genomic window from Aethina tumida isolate Nest 87 chromosome 4, icAetTumi1.1, whole genome shotgun sequence includes:
- the LOC109603674 gene encoding uncharacterized protein LOC109603674 isoform X3 — MPTYTFTSPNNCWREDGTVFIFIEFNLIDLHIYTLSNNYDNIYKGLKSTNRIKSGTKINFYSIHNSIAPTVRKFIKETNKTVPSDVTCSTYVLSIDKALKLDTSCPPETYVDRLKVDNTSQINDTWPFNYPNSDRYVLETIQNNDCFGLYLKESGELVAWALTHHMGILGLLYTEENHRKKGYGSIITKFLSKEMAGNGVRPIGNVVVGNRASEIMFERMGFKNIGTCDYIKVIF; from the exons ATGCCAACGTACACGTTTACTTCTCCTAATAATTGCTGGAGGGAAGATGGaactgtttttatatttatagag ttcaacttaattgatttacatatttatactttaagTAACAactatgataatatttataaaggccTCAAAAGTACCAACAGAATTAAAAGTGgtaccaaaattaatttctattcaatACACAACTCTATTGCACCCACTGtaaggaaatttattaaagaaacaaataaaacagtacCATCAGATGTAACTTGTAGTACCTATGTCTTGTCTATAGACAAAGCCTTAAAGTTGGACACAAG ttgccCACCAGAAACGTACGTTGACAGACTGAAAGTTGATAACACGTCTCAAATAAACGATACTTGGCCCTTTAATTACCCAAACTCCGACAGGTATGTCCTGGAAACAATTCAAAACAACGATTGCTTTGGTTTATATCTGAAGGAATCTGGTGAATTGGTTGCTTGGGCTCTGACCCACCACATGG GCATTCTGGGTCTTCTTTACACCGAAGAAAACCATAGGAAAAAGGGGTATGGCTCAATCATCACCAAGTTTTTAAGCAAAGAGATGGCAGGAAATGGAGTGAGACCCATTGGAAATGTGGTTGTGGGAAATAGAGCCTCCGAGATCATGTTTGAAAGGATgggctttaaaaatattgggaCTTGTGATTacattaaagtaatattttaa